A genomic window from Lotus japonicus ecotype B-129 chromosome 1, LjGifu_v1.2 includes:
- the LOC130731570 gene encoding indole-3-acetaldehyde oxidase-like: protein MEQVTEKKTCREWCLVKGGLTAGSTTSESSCEAVRLSCNVLVEMLKPLKEKLHEEMGSIKWETLILQRRWATAGHNGRLHRRWQVEVKVTGGGDGDDGR from the exons atggaaCAAGTAACAGAGAAGAAAACTTGTCGTGAGTGGTGCTTGGTGAAAG GGGGTTTAACTGCAGGGAGCACTACATCCGAGTCAAGCTGTGAAGCAGTTAGGCTTAGCTGCAATGTCTTGGTTGAGATGTTAaaacctctcaaggaaaagTTACATGAGGAAATGGGTTCTATCAAATGGGAGACCCTTATTCTTCAG AGGCGCTGGGCCACAGCGGGACACAATGGGCGGCTCCATCGACGGTGGCAAGTAGAAGTCAAGGTGacaggtggtggtgatggcgaCGACGGTAGGTAG